Below is a genomic region from Vibrio cortegadensis.
TTTTTAGCTTATGCTGCTGATGGTAATGGTGATGGCAAAAAAGATATTTGGAGTAGCGAAGCGGATGTTTTCGCCTCTGCTGCCAGCTATTTAAGCCAATCGGGTTGGGATGATACTTATACGTGGGGAAGGCAAGTACGAGTGCCTCACTCCATCTCTACCGAGCTACAAGGTCGTGATGCAGAGAAGGCCAAAACGCTGGAAGAGTGGCAAGCGTTAGGTGTGACTCGTTATAACGGTAAGCCTCTTCCTAAGTTGGACAAGCCGCTGAATGCTTGGCTGATCTTACCTGATGATGTCGACGGGCGAGCTTATCTTATTTACAACAACTACAATGTATTGATGAAGTGGAACCGCTCGTATTACTTTGCATTAGCGGTTAGCCATTTGGCCGATAGAATCAAGTTTCATTAGTCAAAGCGTAATAATACCAATCACAGTAAGTAGGTGGTCATAAAAAGCGCAGGAAAAATGCTTGAGAACAAGGCAGAAATTTTCGATAAGTAGTTATTCTACAATCAAAATTTCTAACGCCGTTATCGAGTATTTTAACAAGCTAGGATGACCAGTTATTTACTACGATTGGTATAATCATCCGCTAGATCGAAAACACCGCTCACTATTCATGGGCGGTGTTTTTTTGTTTAAATCGCTGTTATTGCAGTCATTACTATTATCGATCAGTCGCTGCTTTGAACTTGAAACAAGAACAAGTGACAGCAGCGATTAGTCATAGATTTAACGGCGATATTGCTCACAAGCGATCATGGTATTTTCAATCAAGCTCGCCACTGTCATCGGGCCAACACCACCTGGAACTGGGGTGATAAAGCTGGCTTTCTCTTTCGCGACATCGTACTCAACATCACCAACTAACTTGCCTGACTCTTGGCGGTTGATGCCCACATCGACCACAACTGCGCCTTCTTTAATCCATGCGCCAGGGATAAAGTTTGCTTTACCCACTGCGACCACAACCACATCCGCTTGGCGTACATGGCTTTCAAGATCTTTGGTGAAACGGTGGCAAGTTGTTGTTGTACAACCCGCTAGAAGGAGTTCCAGCGTCATAGGACGGCCAACAATGTTCGATGCACCAACCACAACCGCATGTTTACCGCGCAGGTCGATATTGTAGCGGTCAAGTAGGGTGATGATCCCTTTTGGCGTGCAAGAACGAAGCTTAGGAATACGTTGTGCTAAGCGACCGACGTTATAAGGGTGGAAGCCATCAACGTCTTTTTCCGGAGTGATACGCTCTAAGATATGGGTGGTATCAATGCCTGCTGGAAGAGGCAGTTGCACTAAGATGCCATCGATTTCAGGATCTTCATTGAGTTGGTCAACTAAAGCGAGCAGTTCATTTTCACTTGCCGTAGCAGGTAAGTCATAAGATTTTGAGACGAAGCCAACTTCATCACAAGCTCTACGCTTACTTCCAACATAGACTTGTGAGGCTGAATCTTCACCGACTAAGACTACCGCTAGGCCGGGAGCTCGCAGTCCGGCTTCTCTTCGCGCTTTTACACGTGCGGCGACTTCCGAGCGAACCGTTTGAGAAATTAACTTTCCATCAATGTTTTGAGCAGTCATGACTTTCCTTAGAAAATGGTCTTGAAAATAGAGATGTTAATAATTTTTAGCGCATTGTGGCAGAAATTGTTTTTTATTTCCATTAAGCAATCGTTTGCTTTGTTCTATTTTTCATCACATAAGCACCAGTTGAGCTTTTTTTGGTCATTCAGATCATAATGTTAGATAAAAGCGTTGCTTTAGCTCTGTCATCTCGTATAATTCACCCCACAAAGCGCCCTTAGCTCAGCTGGATAGAGCACCTGCCTTCTAAGCAGGTGGTCACAGGTTCGAATCCTGTAGGGCGTACCATATTGAAAGAACCGCTGTAAGTGTATGCTTGCAGCGGTTTTTTGCATTATGAACTTTTATTTTACTTCTGCAGTTAATACCTCTTATCTCTCTGATTTTCCTCTTCTCTGTTTATCTCGACATACAAATAACCACTGATAAATTAAGGTTTTATGCATTTGATTTCATTTCAAATGTTTGGCATGTTGTCTTACTACTTGTTGATTTAATCTCTCTTTTAAAGCGGTACTAGAACGAAATGATTAACGTGTAAATCGCCATTAGCATGAGGCTGAATGGATTCTTTCATCAAAGGAGAAGATGATGACCATAGAAACATGGATGTACTATTTACTTGCCGTTTTGATACTAACTGCCTCTCCAGGGCCCAGTTCACTGCTGTGTATGACCAAAGCGGTGAGTTCAGGTTTTAAGTTGTCGATCTTTACGGCCTTGGGAAGCTTAACCGCCATTACTGGAATTTTAACGTTGTCGTTTACCGGACTAGGGGTGCTAATTGCCTCATCTGAAATGGTGTTCAATATTGTTAAATGGACAGGGGCGGCTTACTTGGTTTACTTAGGTTGGAAAGCGTTGATCTCGACGCAAGAGTCTTATCAAATTGATGGTCAGGCTCAACCTGATAATGCGAAGCGCATCGCTCATTTTACGAGTGGTTTCATTGTCGGAGCCAGCAACCCTAAAGCCATTTTATTCTTTACCGCTCTTTTCCCACAGTTCATTGACCCTAACGCTTCATTGCTTGCTCAATATGCAGTATTTGCGACGACCTTTGCTTGTATGGAACT
It encodes:
- the folD gene encoding bifunctional methylenetetrahydrofolate dehydrogenase/methenyltetrahydrofolate cyclohydrolase FolD is translated as MTAQNIDGKLISQTVRSEVAARVKARREAGLRAPGLAVVLVGEDSASQVYVGSKRRACDEVGFVSKSYDLPATASENELLALVDQLNEDPEIDGILVQLPLPAGIDTTHILERITPEKDVDGFHPYNVGRLAQRIPKLRSCTPKGIITLLDRYNIDLRGKHAVVVGASNIVGRPMTLELLLAGCTTTTCHRFTKDLESHVRQADVVVVAVGKANFIPGAWIKEGAVVVDVGINRQESGKLVGDVEYDVAKEKASFITPVPGGVGPMTVASLIENTMIACEQYRR
- a CDS encoding LysE family translocator; its protein translation is MTIETWMYYLLAVLILTASPGPSSLLCMTKAVSSGFKLSIFTALGSLTAITGILTLSFTGLGVLIASSEMVFNIVKWTGAAYLVYLGWKALISTQESYQIDGQAQPDNAKRIAHFTSGFIVGASNPKAILFFTALFPQFIDPNASLLAQYAVFATTFACMELSWLLFYAYLGSKFSNWILAKGRAKLFNKLTGGVFMSAGILLSTTSRS